In Bactrocera neohumeralis isolate Rockhampton unplaced genomic scaffold, APGP_CSIRO_Bneo_wtdbg2-racon-allhic-juicebox.fasta_v2 ctg4002, whole genome shotgun sequence, a single genomic region encodes these proteins:
- the LOC126767091 gene encoding uncharacterized protein LOC126767091 → MTEYKKLVSLVDTLKENVEVLYAQHDASNDANEEAGSPSTDALFSVASAVGAAVGNGAPRIAKIVARARETDPNRQIYSEMMCGKIEDLFDSFVAAVYRLLYESPLERRAQTNVKDDENQGDELADEREEAVRAAVLEGRSLLLEDSAVLADIERKHDAELLRRAAAEAWAGRVAEDLSQLILFEHQSRQVLEAEEKQNRTSLVEKKQRDKGMVLGILQLLADAKLGVEMTRRAKEKAWLAEAAKHVKVDGLVGFLPRAFPTLRCAVALLNTSERCARRCC, encoded by the coding sequence ATGACGGAGTACAAGAAGCTTGTAAGTCTTGTGGACACGTTGAAAGAGAATGTAGAGGTGCTCTATGCCCAGCACGACGCCAGCAACGATGCAAACGAAGAAGCAGGCTCTCCTTCGACGGACGCCTTGTTTAGCGTGGCCAGTGCAGTTGGCGCAGCTGTCGGTAATGGCGCTCCGCGCATCGCGAAGATTGTTGCGAGGGCTCGTGAGACCGATCCTAATCGGCAGATTTACAGTGAGATGATGTGTGGAAAAATCGAAGACTTGTTCGACAGCTTTGTTGCCGCAGTTTACCGGCTACTGTACGAGTCCCCGCTGGAAAGAAGGGCACAAACAAATGTGAAGGACGATGAGAACCAGGGGGACGAGCTTGCAGATGAACGAGAGGAGGCCGTTAGGGCAGCCGTGCTTGAGGGAAGAAGCCTTCTTCTTGAGGATTCAGCTGTGCTGGCAGACATTGAGAGGAAGCACGACGCGGAGCTGCTGCGTCGGGCGGCGGCGGAGGCGTGGGCTGGCCGTGTAGCGGAGGATCTCTCTCAACTTATTCTCTTTGAGCATCAGAGCCGCCAGGTCCTCGAGGCCGAGGAAAAGCAAAACCGCACATCTCTCGTCGAGAAGAAGCAAAGAGACAAGGGGATGGTGCTTGGAATCCTACAGCTGTTGGCCGACGCAAAGCTAGGCGTGGAAATGACCCGGCGCGCCAAGGAAAAAGCCTGGCTGGCCGAAGCCGCCAAACACGTCAAGGTGGATGGCCTCGTCGGCTTCTTGCCTCGTGCATTCCCCACCCTGCGGTGCGCGGTCGCTTTACTGAACACATCCGAACGCTGTGCTCGGCGCTGTTGCTGA
- the LOC126767092 gene encoding dual specificity tyrosine-phosphorylation-regulated kinase 2-like produces MATRSVIIGARDTLKPTLHSEVALDGRGSPGTGGVITPTRAAKKFSDKLTFYEKREIEGYPEVYYVGQNCKSKVKAPTSGPNDGYDTDNGEYVIVEGDHIAYRYEIVGHLGSGAFGQVVKAIDHATGDCVAIKLIRNKKKVANQAKTEIQILEHIHDKDPLGKYNVVQMFSNFTFRSHMCIAYELLGTNLYDHMEQTQFYPMAIASVRKVAARMLVALTFLWKENIIHCDLKPENILYKTDASSDVVKVADLGSACYDSSCAYTYIQSRFYRAPEVILGLPYGRPIDLWSFGCILCELATGYPLFPGENEKDQLACIMEYLGKPPGSMIMAAKKRRLYFEDDLEPKTVPNSKGRLHTPGTKTFSSFVGLDCDDEFISFLDQFLRWDPDDRVPPRQAMRHPWIEDEFVFTVNEVAVAGGAQKTATKVAEPAPAVDHSVRGVTDTKSVGTKDFLKTSGGLSSPKRCRLAMLTFDAGNGDSAKNNAGESRDGLEDSGFSENARSLVVADHHSVSISVPPSVRQAKLSNSLSQSGGGEGGGGAKLTKDAQIGGASGAAPNKPVIHLSQAALANGNASTATKKSNAPLWGRVPLRKSVTEATTDKHTPKHGVNGRRAAQSPHACCRARPVCVKAQGGVQLSATGWPSTAAEQRQPCGTSSPGAWKQSCCGGHPCKPAVRQ; encoded by the exons ATGGCTACGAGATCAGTCATTATCGGCGCACGAGACACGTTGAAACCTACGTTGCACAGCGAAGTAGCCTTGGATGGTAGAGGATCCCCAGGAACTGGTGGTGTGATAACCCCGACAAGGGCTGCCAAGAAGTTTAGCGACAAGCTCACTTTCTACGAAAAGCGGGAGATAGAAGGCTACCCTGAGGTGTACTATGTTGGGCAAAACTGCAAGAGTAAGGTGAAGGCGCCAACGTCTGGCCCGAACGATGGCTACGACACTGATAACGGGGAGTACGTGATCGTAGAGGGCGACCACATCGCGTACCGCTACGAGATTGTTGGCCACCTTGGCTCCGGTGCCTTTGGCCAAGTTGTGAAAGCCATTGACCATGCAACGGGAGATTGCGTCGCAATAAAGCTCATCCGCAACAAAAAGAAGGTTGCAAATCAAGCCAAGACAGAAATACAGATTTTGGAGCACATTCACGACAAGGACCCACTTGGCAAGTACAATGTTGTGCAGATGTTTTCCAACTTCACGTTCCGCTCGCATATGTGCATCGCGTACGAGCTGCTCGGCACCAACCTCTACGATCACATGGAGCAAACGCAGTTCTACCCCATGGCCATCGCCTCGGTGCGGAAAGTGGCCGCGCGCATGTTAGTTGCGCTGACATTTCTTTGGAAGGAGAACATCATCCATTGCGACCTTAAACCGGAAAACATTCTGTACAAGACCGATGCCTCTAGCGACGTTGTAAAGGTAGCAGACTTGGGCTCCGCATGCTACGACTCGAGTTGCGCGTACACCTACATTCAATCACGGTTCTACAGAGCCCCAGAGGTCATTTTAGGGCTGCCGTATGGACGGCCCATCGACCTTTGGAGCTTTGGCTGCATCCTGTGCGAGCTCGCCACGGGCTATCCCCTCTTTCCAGGCGAGAATGAGAAGGATCAGCTTGCGTGCATCATGGAGTACCTTGGGAAGCCTCCTGGTAGCATGATCATGGCCGCCAAAAAGAGACGGCTATACTTTGAAGATGACCTCGAGCCTAAAACCGTGCCGAACTCCAAGGGACGTCTGCATACCCCAGGAACTAAGACGTTCTCCTCGTTCGTTGGCCTAGACTGCGATGATGAATTCATTAGCTTTCTCGATCAATTCTTGCGCTGGGACCCTGACGACCGCGTGCCGCCTAGACAGGCCATGCGCCATCCATGGATCGAGGATGAGTTTGTCTTCACA GTGAACGAGGTGGCAGTGGCGGGTGGGGCGCAAAAGACAGCGACCAAGGTCGCAGAGCCGGCGCCTGCAGTCGATCATTCCGTGAGGGGAGTGACCGACACAAAGAGCGTGGGCACAAAGGACTTCTTGAAGACGAGTGGGGGACTGAGCTCACCAAAGCGTTGCCGTCTGGCGATGCTCACATTTGATGCTGGAAACGGAGATTCTGCGAAGAACAATGCCGGTGAGTCTCGCGATGGCCTTGAGGACTCTGGGTTCTCAGAGAATGCCCGCTCTCTTGTTGTGGCGGATCACCACAGCGTCAGCATCTCCGTGCCCCCTAGCGTGCGGCAAGCTAAGCTGTCGAATTCGCTGAGTCAGTCCGGCGGAGGCGAGGGTGGTGGTGGCGCGAAACTCACCAAAGACGCGCAGATAGGTGGGGCGAGCGGTGCAGCGCCGAACAAACCAGTCATCCACCTGTCCCAGGCGGCCCTTGCGAACGGGAACGCGAGCACAGCGACAAAAAAGTCCAATGCCCCTCTTTGGGGCCGAGTCCCCCTCCGCAAGTCTGTCACCGAAGCAACGACGGACAAGCATACCCCAAAACACGGCGTCAACGGCAGGCGTGCAGCCCAGAGCCCCCATGCCTGCTGTCGCGCTCGACCCGTCTGCGTTAAAGCCCAAGGCGGTGTGCAACTTTCAGCCACCGGCTGGCCAAGCACGGCAGCTGAGCAGCGTCAACCATGCGGCACCAGCTCGCCCGGTGCGTGGAAACAATCATGCTGTGGCGGGCACCCGTGTAAACCAGCAGTCAGACAATGA